Proteins from a single region of Pseudodesulfovibrio portus:
- a CDS encoding FecR family protein gives MLMFLDTSFTMAPRPTTIYIHALFAFLLSAGLLLCGPAMAADSIGAIRSATGECSILRDGDTLTAEVEQPVMLNDEVSTGENAQLSIVFLDETVLTLAESSHAAIDNYVYSDDASNLLFKFTKGTFRTITGTIVKQNPEGFNMQTPLATIGIRGSDVYAIVQPEGEEAGALHLGESHALEVSTPLQTVRITESGLRVRIAPTGLIFAPTRIPPSIFNTMLNIGSATPAAPSGGEAATPGTKSAPAKTRSGTTGEVPTTPTKRTPTQKVPTLKTPSRTPSPTLNTTPIKTPLLTPLPTTPTKTPTRTPVRTYP, from the coding sequence ATGCTTATGTTTCTTGATACGTCCTTTACAATGGCCCCCCGCCCCACAACGATCTATATTCACGCCCTCTTCGCATTCCTGCTGTCGGCGGGGCTGTTGCTCTGCGGTCCGGCCATGGCCGCCGACTCCATCGGCGCCATCCGGTCGGCAACCGGCGAATGCAGCATTCTCCGTGACGGCGACACCCTGACCGCCGAGGTCGAACAGCCCGTCATGCTCAACGACGAGGTCTCCACCGGGGAAAACGCCCAGCTGAGCATCGTCTTCCTGGACGAGACGGTGCTCACCCTGGCCGAATCCAGCCACGCCGCCATCGACAACTATGTCTACAGCGACGACGCCTCGAACCTGCTCTTCAAGTTCACCAAGGGCACCTTCCGGACCATCACCGGCACCATCGTCAAGCAGAACCCCGAAGGGTTCAACATGCAGACGCCGCTGGCCACCATCGGCATCCGGGGCTCCGACGTCTACGCCATCGTCCAACCCGAAGGCGAGGAGGCAGGAGCCCTGCATCTGGGCGAAAGCCATGCCCTGGAAGTCTCGACCCCCCTCCAGACCGTGCGCATCACCGAAAGCGGCTTGCGCGTGAGAATCGCCCCCACAGGCCTCATTTTCGCCCCCACGCGCATTCCGCCGAGCATATTCAATACCATGCTGAACATCGGATCAGCGACCCCTGCGGCTCCTTCCGGGGGCGAGGCGGCAACGCCGGGCACAAAAAGCGCTCCCGCGAAAACGCGCTCCGGGACCACTGGCGAAGTTCCCACGACGCCCACCAAGCGAACCCCGACGCAAAAGGTGCCCACGCTCAAGACGCCGTCAAGAACCCCTTCGCCGACGTTGAACACCACGCCGATCAAGACCCCCCTGCTGACGCCGTTGCCGACCACGCCCACCAAAACGCCCACCAGGACGCCCGTCAGGACGTATCCCTGA
- a CDS encoding cytidine deaminase: MADIQELIRLAAEARDRAYAPYSGHPVGAALVTDDGRAFSGCNVENAAFPLGSCAEQSAIAAMVRGNGRVIAELVVVGPSDAPCPPCGGCRQRIREFAAPDTVIHFCNERDVLMTMTMDELLPEAFGPDQHDNPNR, encoded by the coding sequence ATGGCTGACATTCAGGAACTCATCAGGCTGGCTGCGGAGGCCAGGGACAGGGCGTATGCCCCGTACTCGGGCCACCCCGTGGGCGCGGCCCTGGTCACGGACGACGGCCGGGCGTTCTCCGGCTGCAACGTGGAGAACGCGGCCTTCCCGCTGGGCAGCTGCGCCGAGCAGTCCGCCATCGCCGCCATGGTGCGCGGCAACGGACGGGTCATCGCCGAACTGGTGGTGGTCGGCCCTTCGGACGCGCCGTGCCCGCCGTGCGGCGGCTGCCGCCAGCGCATCCGTGAATTCGCCGCGCCGGACACCGTCATCCATTTCTGCAACGAGCGCGACGTGCTCATGACCATGACCATGGACGAACTGCTGCCCGAAGCCTTTGGGCCCGATCAACACGACAATCCGAACAGATGA
- the deoC gene encoding deoxyribose-phosphate aldolase, producing the protein MKNLIAGAGHVPADRDYARRTLASMDLTSLGENDTDEMIIDLCRRAITPVGRVAAVCLYGRFVPLARRRLAGTGVKVATVCNFPHGGGDARKAVSEAKAQVAGGAEEVDVVLPYKRYMAGDTDRAVSLIEQVRSVCGETARLKVILETSQIRSLRMIEAASRDVILAGADFIKTSTGKVPGGAQLDVAAVMLSVIAEMQPKMNRPLGFKPSGGLKTVADAAGYLYLADQIMGRGWATPETFRFGASSLLDDVLRELGEAETDTELGDY; encoded by the coding sequence TTGAAGAATTTGATAGCCGGGGCCGGACACGTCCCGGCGGACAGGGACTATGCCCGGCGCACCCTCGCGTCCATGGACCTGACCTCCCTGGGAGAGAACGATACCGACGAAATGATCATCGACCTGTGCCGCCGGGCAATCACCCCGGTCGGGCGCGTCGCTGCTGTCTGCCTATACGGCCGGTTCGTGCCCCTGGCCCGCCGCAGGCTGGCCGGGACCGGCGTCAAGGTGGCCACGGTCTGCAACTTTCCTCACGGGGGCGGGGACGCCCGCAAGGCCGTGTCCGAGGCCAAGGCGCAGGTGGCCGGGGGCGCGGAGGAGGTGGACGTGGTCCTGCCCTACAAGCGGTACATGGCCGGGGACACCGACCGGGCGGTCTCGCTCATCGAGCAGGTCCGCTCCGTGTGCGGGGAAACGGCCCGGCTCAAGGTCATTCTGGAGACCAGCCAGATCAGGTCCCTGCGCATGATCGAGGCGGCCAGCCGGGACGTGATCCTGGCCGGTGCGGATTTCATCAAGACCTCCACCGGCAAGGTGCCGGGAGGCGCACAGCTCGACGTGGCTGCGGTCATGCTTTCGGTCATCGCGGAGATGCAGCCGAAAATGAACCGCCCCCTGGGCTTCAAGCCGTCCGGCGGCCTCAAGACCGTGGCCGACGCAGCGGGTTACCTCTACCTGGCCGATCAGATAATGGGCCGGGGCTGGGCCACCCCCGAGACCTTCCGTTTCGGAGCCAGCTCCCTGCTCGACGACGTCTTGAGGGAATTGGGCGAAGCCGAAACCGATACGGAACTAGGCGACTATTAG
- the deoA gene encoding thymidine phosphorylase yields the protein MTFIPQEVIRKKRDGGVLDRDEIELFVRGITDESISEGQVAAFAMAVLLKGMTMDERIHLTTAMMRSGEVLDWRSRGMPCVVDKHSTGGVGDKVSLILGPLAAACGVKNPMISGRGLGHTGGTLDKLDSIPGYDSAPDLDTFARVVREVGCAIIGQTRDLAPADRRLYAVRDVTATVESIDLITASILSKKLASGLNGLVMDVKFGSGAFMADINSARELARSIVSVAGGAGVPTTALLTDMNEVLGHSVGNGLEVLEAVDFLTGRKREPRLAQVTMALGCEMLMLVGAARGTGEAVMKLNAALESGGAADCFGRMVAALGGPADFMDKAADRVETAPVEVAVHPATEGYVVSMDAREIGLALVAMKGGRTRADQAVDHGVGMTDFAHVGDGVGPDRALCRIFARDRDQAAMAAERIRKAVQVGPDRPAPTPVVAERIAGEEAG from the coding sequence ATGACCTTCATTCCACAGGAAGTGATCCGCAAGAAACGGGACGGTGGAGTCCTGGACAGGGACGAGATCGAACTGTTCGTTCGCGGCATCACCGACGAATCCATTTCCGAGGGGCAGGTGGCGGCCTTTGCCATGGCCGTGCTGCTCAAGGGAATGACCATGGACGAACGCATCCACCTGACCACGGCCATGATGCGCTCGGGAGAGGTCCTGGACTGGCGGTCCAGGGGCATGCCGTGCGTGGTGGACAAGCACTCGACCGGCGGGGTGGGCGACAAGGTGAGCCTCATCCTCGGCCCGCTGGCGGCGGCCTGCGGCGTGAAGAATCCCATGATTTCCGGGCGCGGCCTGGGCCACACCGGCGGCACCCTGGACAAGCTCGACTCCATCCCCGGCTACGACAGCGCGCCCGACCTCGACACCTTTGCCCGGGTGGTGCGCGAAGTGGGTTGCGCCATCATCGGGCAGACCCGGGACCTCGCCCCGGCGGACCGGCGGCTGTACGCGGTCCGGGACGTCACGGCCACGGTGGAATCCATTGATCTGATCACCGCCTCGATCCTGTCCAAGAAGCTGGCCTCCGGGCTGAACGGCCTGGTCATGGACGTCAAGTTCGGCTCGGGCGCGTTCATGGCCGACATAAACTCCGCACGCGAGCTGGCCCGGTCCATCGTGTCGGTGGCCGGGGGCGCGGGCGTGCCGACCACGGCCCTGCTCACGGACATGAACGAGGTCCTGGGCCACAGCGTGGGCAACGGGCTGGAGGTGCTGGAGGCGGTTGATTTCCTGACCGGCCGGAAGCGCGAGCCGCGCCTTGCCCAGGTGACCATGGCCCTTGGCTGCGAGATGCTCATGCTGGTCGGTGCGGCCAGGGGCACGGGCGAAGCGGTCATGAAGCTGAACGCGGCCCTGGAGTCGGGCGGCGCTGCCGATTGTTTCGGGCGCATGGTCGCGGCCCTCGGGGGCCCGGCGGATTTCATGGACAAGGCTGCGGACCGTGTTGAGACCGCCCCGGTGGAAGTGGCTGTTCACCCCGCAACCGAGGGATATGTGGTCTCCATGGACGCCCGCGAGATAGGTCTGGCCCTGGTGGCCATGAAGGGGGGCCGCACCCGCGCGGACCAGGCGGTCGACCATGGCGTGGGCATGACGGATTTCGCCCATGTCGGCGACGGGGTCGGCCCGGACAGGGCCTTGTGCCGTATTTTTGCCCGTGATCGGGACCAGGCGGCCATGGCCGCCGAACGCATCCGCAAGGCGGTTCAGGTCGGCCCGGACAGGCCCGCGCCCACGCCCGTGGTGGCCGAGCGCATTGCCGGGGAGGAGGCAGGATGA
- a CDS encoding phosphopentomutase, translating to MSRAFLLVLDSLGIGWAPDADRFGDAGADTLGHIAEACARGEADRQGVRSGPLNLPCMASLGLGLAAQLVTGVVPPNLNSPVLRGRFAAAREVSLGKDTPSGHWELAGVPVRFQWDLFPPDFPSFPAGLTDALIKRCGLPGILGNCAASGTDILNRLGGEHVRTGKPICYTSADSVFQIAAHEEHFGLDRLLALCEEARRLLDEQGYAVGRVIARPFVGRPGGFTRTPNRRDYSLPPPAPTLLDRLEEAGHEVVSVGKIADIFAHRGVTRSVKAPDSDGLFDLVEKEVECAPEGALVFANFVEFDSLWGHRRDVAGYAAALEGMDRRMSGLTSILRPGDLAVITADHGCDPTWQGTDHTRECVPVLLFGPGVLPGAAGVRDTFADVGQTVAAHLGIAPLDEGDAVPLE from the coding sequence ATGAGCCGCGCCTTCCTTTTGGTGCTGGATTCCCTGGGCATCGGCTGGGCACCGGACGCCGACCGGTTCGGCGATGCCGGGGCCGACACCCTGGGGCATATCGCCGAGGCCTGCGCGCGGGGCGAGGCGGACCGACAGGGTGTGCGTTCGGGCCCGCTCAACCTGCCGTGCATGGCCTCCCTGGGGCTGGGGCTGGCAGCCCAGCTCGTCACCGGGGTGGTGCCGCCGAACCTCAATTCCCCGGTCCTGCGCGGGCGGTTCGCGGCAGCCCGCGAGGTCAGCCTGGGCAAGGACACCCCCAGCGGCCATTGGGAACTGGCGGGCGTGCCCGTGCGTTTCCAGTGGGACCTGTTCCCGCCCGATTTTCCGAGTTTCCCGGCCGGGCTGACCGACGCCCTCATCAAGCGGTGCGGGCTTCCCGGCATCCTGGGCAATTGCGCGGCTTCGGGCACGGATATCCTGAATCGACTCGGCGGGGAACACGTCCGAACCGGCAAGCCCATCTGCTACACCTCGGCGGACTCGGTCTTCCAGATCGCGGCCCATGAGGAACATTTCGGCCTGGACCGGCTCCTTGCGCTGTGCGAGGAGGCCCGCCGACTGCTGGACGAACAGGGGTACGCCGTCGGCCGCGTCATCGCCCGCCCGTTCGTCGGCCGGCCGGGCGGGTTCACGCGCACGCCCAACCGGCGCGACTATTCCCTGCCGCCGCCGGCCCCGACGTTGCTGGACCGGCTCGAGGAGGCGGGGCACGAGGTCGTGTCCGTGGGCAAGATCGCCGACATCTTCGCCCATCGGGGAGTGACGCGGTCGGTCAAGGCCCCGGATTCGGACGGGCTGTTCGATCTGGTGGAAAAGGAAGTGGAGTGCGCCCCGGAAGGCGCGCTGGTCTTCGCCAATTTCGTGGAGTTCGATTCACTGTGGGGCCATCGGAGGGACGTGGCCGGGTACGCGGCGGCCCTGGAGGGCATGGACAGGCGCATGTCCGGCCTGACCTCCATCCTCCGTCCTGGCGACCTGGCCGTCATCACCGCCGATCACGGCTGCGATCCCACATGGCAGGGCACGGACCACACCCGCGAGTGCGTGCCCGTGCTCCTGTTCGGGCCCGGCGTGCTGCCGGGCGCGGCGGGCGTGCGCGACACCTTTGCCGACGTGGGCCAGACCGTGGCCGCTCATCTCGGCATCGCCCCCCTTGACGAGGGCGATGCCGTCCCGCTCGAGTAG
- a CDS encoding SPFH domain-containing protein, which translates to MDPATMTSLITALVFVIIMVLVIVKTAVVVPQKSQYVVERLGKYSNTLSAGLHILIPFIDRIAYKRSLKEEVMDIPAQSCITRDNVSVTIDGVIYIRVIDAMMSSYGIENYYIASSQLAQTSLRSAIGKIDLDKTFEERETINAQVVQAVDEAAQEWGIKVMRYEIKDITPPSTVMNAMEQQMKAEREKRAEIAISEGDRQSRINRAEGLKQEAVQISEGEKQKRINEAQGRAQEILLVAEATAKGLSKVAEVINLPGGSEAMNLKVAEQYIDEFGKLAKKNNTMIIPANFADMGAMVATATEIIKGTSGGPGCGQGKGSHRQDGSGNPEQPQSVGGFAVE; encoded by the coding sequence ATGGATCCCGCAACCATGACATCCCTGATCACGGCCCTTGTATTCGTCATCATAATGGTCCTGGTCATCGTCAAGACCGCCGTGGTGGTGCCGCAAAAAAGCCAGTACGTGGTGGAACGGCTCGGCAAGTACTCCAACACCCTTTCCGCCGGGCTGCACATCCTCATCCCGTTCATAGACCGCATCGCCTACAAGCGGTCCCTGAAGGAAGAGGTCATGGACATACCCGCGCAGTCCTGCATCACCCGGGACAACGTGTCCGTGACCATCGACGGGGTGATCTACATCCGGGTCATCGACGCCATGATGTCGTCATACGGCATCGAAAATTATTACATCGCCTCCTCCCAGCTCGCCCAGACCTCCCTTCGCTCCGCCATCGGCAAGATCGACCTGGACAAGACCTTCGAGGAACGCGAGACCATCAACGCCCAGGTCGTCCAGGCCGTGGACGAGGCCGCCCAGGAGTGGGGCATCAAGGTCATGCGCTACGAGATCAAGGACATCACCCCGCCCAGCACGGTCATGAACGCCATGGAGCAGCAAATGAAGGCCGAGCGCGAGAAGCGGGCCGAGATCGCCATCTCCGAGGGCGACCGCCAGTCCCGCATCAACCGCGCGGAAGGCCTCAAGCAGGAGGCCGTGCAGATTTCCGAGGGCGAGAAGCAGAAACGGATCAACGAGGCCCAGGGCCGCGCCCAGGAAATCCTGCTCGTGGCCGAGGCCACGGCCAAAGGCCTGTCCAAGGTGGCCGAGGTCATCAACCTGCCCGGCGGCTCCGAGGCCATGAACCTCAAGGTCGCGGAACAGTACATCGACGAGTTCGGCAAGCTGGCAAAGAAGAACAACACCATGATCATCCCGGCCAATTTCGCCGACATGGGGGCCATGGTCGCCACCGCCACCGAGATCATCAAGGGTACGTCCGGAGGCCCCGGATGCGGGCAGGGCAAGGGTTCCCACAGGCAGGACGGGTCCGGGAACCCGGAACAGCCCCAATCGGTGGGCGGGTTCGCCGTCGAATAA
- a CDS encoding NfeD family protein, whose protein sequence is MEYFNSMENILWLIWLGVGVAFIIAELMVPAFIVIFFGVGALIAGATAFFGSSLQVQLVVFGVSSLALILLLRRTMARVFTGDAAKDEEEADHAIGQVAEVVEAIGPPQPGRIKFQGSFWTARSHESVPVGSMVRIIKRDNADKTAFLVEKEN, encoded by the coding sequence ATGGAATACTTCAATTCAATGGAAAACATCCTTTGGCTCATCTGGCTCGGCGTGGGCGTGGCCTTCATCATCGCCGAGCTGATGGTGCCCGCCTTCATCGTCATCTTCTTCGGGGTGGGCGCGCTCATCGCCGGGGCCACCGCCTTTTTCGGGTCGTCGCTCCAGGTGCAGTTGGTGGTCTTCGGGGTGTCGTCCCTGGCCTTGATCCTGCTCCTCCGGCGCACCATGGCCCGGGTCTTTACCGGGGACGCGGCCAAGGACGAAGAGGAAGCGGACCACGCCATCGGCCAGGTCGCCGAGGTGGTTGAAGCCATCGGACCGCCCCAACCCGGTCGAATCAAGTTCCAGGGCTCGTTCTGGACCGCCCGCAGCCATGAGTCCGTCCCGGTCGGCTCCATGGTCCGCATCATCAAACGCGACAACGCCGACAAGACCGCCTTTCTGGTGGAAAAGGAGAATTGA
- a CDS encoding ArsR/SmtB family transcription factor: MQTDIVTRNQFEERAKVVKALAHPSRLLMIDELSRGERCVCELRDLVGHDMSTVSKHLAVLRKAGIVIDDKRGKQTYYRLKVPCVLNFFQCIESVLEADRT; this comes from the coding sequence ATGCAGACCGACATCGTCACCAGAAATCAGTTCGAGGAGCGCGCCAAGGTGGTAAAGGCCCTGGCTCATCCCTCGCGGCTGCTCATGATCGACGAGCTCTCCCGGGGCGAGCGGTGCGTGTGCGAGCTGCGCGACCTGGTGGGCCACGACATGTCCACGGTCTCCAAGCACCTGGCCGTGCTTCGCAAGGCGGGCATCGTCATCGACGACAAGCGGGGAAAGCAGACATACTACCGGCTCAAGGTCCCGTGCGTGCTCAATTTTTTCCAGTGCATCGAGTCCGTTCTCGAAGCGGACAGAACGTAA
- a CDS encoding permease codes for MDELNMAPCKCQAGKPDAEPAKPGKGVLRHLLAGAAALLVWFAVYGQLEPFSNWFTYSLLGLDSGGHLGSAIQFFVYDTPKVVMLLVLVVYAVGILRSFVTVNWTRSVLAGRRESAGNVLAALLGVVTPFCSCSAVPLFIGFMTAGIPLGVTFSFLIAAPMVNEIALVLLYGLLGWKVAALYFATGISIAVVAGWVLGRMKLDNHVEDWVREIRAGEAAGDAAMTWPERFDYALDSVKDIVGRVWKFVVLGIAAGAAIHGYVPEGQLASIMGGEAWWSVPLSVLLGIPMYTNAAGVIPVVEALLGKGAALGTVLAFMMSVIALSFPEMVILRKVLKPRLIAIFIAVVGTGILAVGYLFNAVI; via the coding sequence ATGGATGAACTCAACATGGCGCCATGCAAATGTCAGGCGGGAAAGCCCGACGCCGAGCCCGCTAAGCCTGGAAAGGGCGTGCTGCGGCACCTGCTCGCGGGCGCTGCGGCCCTGTTGGTCTGGTTCGCGGTCTACGGGCAGCTCGAACCCTTTTCCAACTGGTTCACCTATTCCCTGCTCGGGCTCGATTCGGGCGGCCACCTGGGTTCGGCCATCCAGTTCTTCGTCTACGACACGCCCAAGGTGGTCATGCTGCTCGTGCTGGTGGTCTATGCGGTGGGCATCCTGCGCTCGTTCGTGACCGTCAACTGGACGCGATCCGTTCTGGCGGGCCGCCGTGAATCCGCGGGCAACGTGCTGGCCGCGCTGCTCGGCGTGGTCACCCCGTTCTGTTCCTGCTCGGCCGTGCCCCTGTTCATCGGTTTCATGACCGCGGGCATCCCGCTGGGCGTGACCTTCTCCTTTCTCATCGCCGCGCCCATGGTCAACGAGATCGCCCTGGTGCTGCTCTACGGCCTTCTCGGCTGGAAGGTGGCGGCCCTGTATTTCGCCACCGGCATCTCCATCGCCGTTGTCGCGGGCTGGGTCCTCGGCCGCATGAAGCTCGACAACCACGTCGAGGACTGGGTGCGCGAGATACGCGCGGGCGAGGCGGCCGGGGACGCGGCCATGACCTGGCCCGAGCGGTTCGACTATGCGCTCGATTCGGTCAAGGACATCGTGGGCCGGGTCTGGAAGTTCGTTGTCCTGGGCATCGCCGCGGGCGCGGCCATCCACGGCTACGTGCCCGAGGGTCAGCTCGCCTCCATCATGGGCGGCGAGGCCTGGTGGTCCGTGCCCCTGTCCGTGCTGCTCGGCATCCCCATGTACACCAACGCGGCGGGCGTCATCCCCGTGGTCGAGGCCCTGCTCGGCAAGGGCGCGGCCCTGGGCACGGTGCTGGCCTTCATGATGTCCGTCATCGCCCTGTCCTTCCCGGAAATGGTCATCCTGCGCAAGGTGCTCAAGCCCCGCCTCATCGCCATCTTCATCGCGGTGGTCGGCACGGGCATCCTGGCGGTGGGCTACCTCTTCAACGCCGTCATCTAA
- a CDS encoding thioredoxin family protein has product MQILVMGPGCPKCEQAEKTVREAVAEAGVQADIEKVKDFQEIAKYGIFSTPAVVIDGEVKVVGKAPSKKEVLSWL; this is encoded by the coding sequence ATGCAGATTCTCGTCATGGGCCCCGGCTGCCCCAAGTGTGAACAGGCCGAAAAAACAGTCCGCGAGGCCGTGGCCGAAGCGGGCGTCCAGGCCGATATCGAAAAGGTCAAGGATTTCCAGGAAATCGCCAAGTACGGCATCTTCTCCACTCCTGCCGTGGTCATAGACGGCGAGGTCAAGGTGGTGGGCAAGGCCCCGAGTAAAAAGGAAGTCCTGAGCTGGTTGTAG
- a CDS encoding putative zinc-binding protein → MSKCDCGCGAAPKFVFSCSGAADVGEVADQAARALSREGAIKMFCLAGIGGKVSGIVKSTEAADRVVALDGCPLNCARKTLEEAGFSDFDHVQLSDLGMKKGESPASRENIAAVVEEVSNRLQG, encoded by the coding sequence ATGTCCAAGTGTGATTGCGGCTGCGGAGCGGCTCCGAAATTCGTGTTTTCCTGTTCCGGGGCCGCCGACGTCGGCGAAGTGGCCGACCAGGCCGCCCGGGCGCTGTCCCGCGAGGGAGCGATCAAGATGTTCTGCCTGGCGGGCATCGGGGGCAAGGTCTCCGGCATCGTCAAATCAACGGAGGCCGCCGACCGGGTCGTGGCTCTCGACGGCTGCCCGCTCAACTGTGCGCGCAAGACGCTGGAAGAGGCCGGATTTTCGGACTTCGATCACGTCCAACTCTCTGATCTCGGCATGAAGAAAGGCGAGTCTCCGGCTTCCCGGGAAAACATCGCTGCCGTCGTCGAAGAAGTCTCGAACCGTCTGCAAGGATAG
- a CDS encoding thioredoxin family protein yields MLKKILVLTCCLILAGATLAACSDEATAPTAAVPASELISGEPQLLPIEGMVTMVDVGAHACVPCKMMTPIIEELSKEYEGKAAIAFIDVWRHREEIAKYGISSIPTQIFYDAHGNEQYRHVGFLDKESIVAKLTELGVR; encoded by the coding sequence GTGCTCAAAAAAATACTCGTTCTGACCTGCTGTCTGATCCTTGCGGGAGCGACTCTTGCCGCATGCTCCGATGAAGCGACTGCGCCGACCGCGGCGGTCCCGGCGTCGGAATTGATTTCCGGCGAGCCGCAACTGCTGCCCATAGAGGGGATGGTCACCATGGTGGACGTCGGTGCGCACGCCTGTGTTCCCTGCAAGATGATGACGCCGATAATCGAGGAGTTGTCGAAGGAATACGAGGGAAAAGCCGCGATCGCATTCATTGACGTGTGGAGGCACAGGGAGGAAATCGCCAAATACGGCATCAGCTCGATCCCCACGCAGATATTCTATGATGCCCACGGGAACGAGCAATACCGTCACGTAGGCTTTCTGGACAAGGAAAGCATCGTCGCGAAGCTGACCGAACTCGGAGTCAGGTAA
- a CDS encoding cytochrome c biogenesis CcdA family protein produces MDQIFILINQWMTGGVLFGALGCFLWGMVSVLFSPCHLASIPLIVGYVAGQDRVIQGRQATAYAILFTTGLFITIAAIGVICSLLGRMLGDVGSYWTVVVGLVLLWVALDMLGVAGCSLSGGMMARLKVRGMLGAFVIGLAYGVLSGSCTFGFIAPILAIITVQERVLTGVVFIVLFGIGHCIPIAVAGSSTAMVRKLVANSAWQRGGTLFRRFAGVVIGLLGIYFIVQPFMATA; encoded by the coding sequence ATGGACCAGATATTCATCCTCATCAATCAATGGATGACGGGCGGGGTGCTGTTCGGAGCGTTGGGGTGCTTCCTTTGGGGCATGGTCAGCGTTTTGTTCAGCCCCTGCCATCTGGCCTCCATCCCGCTCATCGTCGGGTATGTGGCCGGACAGGACAGGGTCATCCAAGGGCGTCAGGCCACGGCGTACGCGATCCTTTTCACCACAGGCCTGTTCATCACCATCGCAGCCATCGGCGTCATCTGTTCCCTGCTTGGCCGGATGCTGGGCGACGTGGGCTCCTATTGGACCGTCGTCGTTGGGCTGGTCCTTCTCTGGGTGGCCCTGGACATGCTCGGCGTGGCCGGGTGCTCCCTGTCCGGCGGGATGATGGCCCGGCTGAAGGTGAGGGGAATGCTCGGAGCGTTCGTCATCGGCCTCGCCTACGGAGTCCTCTCGGGTTCCTGCACCTTCGGCTTCATCGCGCCCATCCTCGCCATCATCACGGTTCAGGAAAGGGTGCTCACGGGCGTCGTCTTCATCGTGCTTTTCGGCATCGGGCACTGCATCCCCATCGCCGTGGCCGGGAGCTCCACCGCCATGGTCAGGAAACTTGTCGCCAATTCGGCATGGCAACGCGGAGGGACGCTGTTTCGCCGGTTCGCAGGCGTGGTGATCGGACTACTGGGGATCTACTTCATCGTTCAGCCCTTCATGGCGACGGCGTAG
- a CDS encoding universal stress protein: MQKELLLAVGDERAASYTLRYLKEVYSDFCDLRLTLFYAAPRPPSREMCDDGLTPSDKGLHKLDAAKRSKGGKAIEDGLKWLKDIAGCQGDNVRTKIVHSRKGTANELIDEARAGKYDALLLGRRGFSWFEEMFANSVSHELLWQDIDFPIWICRRPPKHPRRHVLLCMDGSSAGLRMVDHAGYMLAKETSHTFTLFHVTGARFDTAESTRIFDEGLAALAENGIAEERIEMKIVKESNQVKAILKEAAEGNYLAVGVGRHGEYERSQKQHLFPDSTCVNLLRQMEDTALWISK; the protein is encoded by the coding sequence ATGCAAAAGGAACTCCTGCTCGCCGTGGGCGACGAACGCGCCGCCTCCTACACCCTGCGCTATCTCAAGGAAGTCTATTCCGATTTCTGCGATCTCCGCCTGACGCTCTTTTATGCGGCCCCCCGCCCGCCGTCGCGGGAGATGTGCGACGACGGCCTGACCCCCAGCGACAAGGGGCTGCACAAGCTCGACGCGGCCAAGCGGTCCAAGGGCGGCAAGGCCATCGAGGACGGCCTCAAGTGGCTCAAGGACATCGCCGGTTGCCAGGGAGACAACGTCCGGACCAAGATCGTCCATTCCCGCAAGGGCACGGCCAACGAGCTGATCGACGAGGCCCGGGCAGGCAAATACGACGCCCTGCTGCTGGGCCGCCGGGGGTTCTCCTGGTTCGAGGAGATGTTCGCCAACTCCGTGAGCCACGAGCTGCTCTGGCAGGACATCGACTTCCCCATCTGGATCTGCCGCCGTCCGCCCAAGCACCCGCGCCGGCATGTGCTGCTGTGCATGGACGGCTCGTCCGCCGGTCTGCGCATGGTCGACCATGCGGGGTACATGCTGGCCAAGGAGACCTCGCACACCTTCACCCTGTTCCATGTAACCGGCGCACGCTTCGACACGGCCGAATCCACCCGCATCTTCGACGAGGGCCTGGCCGCCCTGGCCGAAAACGGCATCGCCGAAGAACGCATCGAGATGAAGATCGTCAAGGAGAGCAACCAGGTCAAGGCCATCCTCAAGGAGGCCGCCGAAGGCAACTACCTGGCCGTGGGCGTCGGGCGGCACGGGGAATACGAACGGAGCCAGAAACAGCACCTGTTCCCCGATTCCACCTGCGTGAACCTGCTCAGGCAGATGGAGGATACGGCCCTGTGGATCAGCAAGTAG